The following DNA comes from Erigeron canadensis isolate Cc75 chromosome 3, C_canadensis_v1, whole genome shotgun sequence.
GACATCTAGGTGGACCGGCCCttttgtgatcaaacatgtTTATCCATCTAGTTAtgtggaattgtttaaatcggatGGTACTTCTTTTATTGTTAATGGTCACAGGTTGTAGTTATATCATCAAGAGGAGGAAGATGTGGGAGTCGTCGTTGACGAGCTTccattttttgaaataaaacaaTGAGAAAGGACTTCGAGTCAAGCTAAAAACTCGtgaataaattaagcgctttgcgggaggcaacccgtgttttgtgtttttgttgAATTTCATCGATTTTACTGTTTTTTTCAAGTGTTTATGTCGAGTATTGCAGGTCTATAGTTTTCCCTACGCCATCCGGTAAGTTTTTCATGGACGAAATACAAGGTAAGTGTGGGGGGAGCAACTGTGACGCAGTCAacaaactgcgacgcagtttgtGGCCATATAGGAAGTGCGACGCAGTTTTAACATGACTGCGAAGCATTTAAATGCTCGAAAATAAGGGATGCGACGCCGTTTGGTAAGAGCGACGCAGTCCATGTCTTTTGTTTcagaaaactcaaaaaaaataaataatatttaattaaaacggCGACGCAGTTTGTGGACTGCGCCGTAGTCGGGTCCAGATCGGGTCAACATCAATAAAAGGCTAGGGTTAATTCCTTTTTACTTTTACCCAAAaagtcttaaaaaaaaatttttttctcTCAATAAGCAAAACCAGCCACCCCCTTTAATCTTTTCCTTTATTTTCGTTGATCTTGATCTCGTTCCTTCAAATCAGAATCATGACAAGAACAGGAAAGGTAGCATCTTCcctttgttttatgtttattttcttgtttattcttagttttgatttttgaataaatCTTGGATTACTTGTCATGATGAATGTAGTAGAATCTCATGAATAGGTCTAGGGTTATGTTTTGTTGATAATTAATACATGGTATTCTTGGTTACAATTGGAGTGATGGAGTTTGGTTGTTATGTGATTTGGAAATCTTAAGAAACCCTCGACCTAAACCTAGAAACTCTATGAGTGCGACGCAGTATCACCAAACTGCGCCGCAGTTGAGTGTGATATGAGCGCGACGCAGTCTTCAAACTGCGCCGCAGTATTAATTTCCAAATTTTAAACTGCTTCGCAGTCTTCCAAAAGAGCGACGCAGTTTGCCTTATTCAGAACATGTCCCTATAAGCTCATATGTAGTAACAAGTATATCGAAGGATGATTGTTTTTTTGGCTTTATTTGTGTATAGGCCGCTGCTACAGGTGGATGTAACCCAAGACGGTCCACATCTTCATCTCACACGGGTGAGGAAACTTCGGATGCAGCGCAAGCTCAAGCCGCAATTGCTCCCGTTCCCGCACTCTCCGCCCATCAATGGCTAACTTGGCCTCGTGCTTCCCAAGAGGAAAAAGCCGCTTATAATGAAAGGTTGGAGAAATTTCTCCACAAAGATATCGAGGAACCCAGGTATCTTCCATCTAGTATGCTTGATATGTTAGCGATACGGAGCGATATTGAGGGATTTTTGCGGTTGGCGGGTATGGAGAACGATGAGAATGGAAACCCGATTGATCAAGAGTTTAGAATGTGGTTTGATATTTTTGGTAATAGAGAGTCGGTTTGTAAAGAATGGTGCTTAGAGGTATACTCAGCCATTAATGTGAGTaagattgataaaattaaggacATTTTTGCTGAAAAATGTATTCATTTCCGGTGTGGGGGTAGGGATAGGTCCTTGACTATTGCTGAGTTTGGTCTAGCTACCGGTATGTACACAAGAGACTTGTTGGAAAATAACCAACAATTTAGGAAGATTTTGAGTAGGGGGGCTAGAACCAGGTTGGGATTCCCGGATGGTAGTCAAAAGTTGTATTATACACAGATTACCGGGGGTGAAACTTGGGCCAATGGTGTTGGGGTGAGCAACATCAAGTCAcctattttgaggttgtttttgaagatGATCACTTATTTGGTTCTGCAGCGGTCGAACCAAAGGGATAAGGTTTATTTGGAAGACATGTGGTTGTTGAGGTTGTTTCATGAGGGAGCCCCGTATAAGTTGGCTTGTGCTCCGTACGTGGTGGCTAAGCATATGGGAACCCGGGGAATGAGGGATAAGAAGTTGGTGTGTGGTCATTACATCACACGAATGGTTAAGTTTTTTGGCTGTGAAAATGATCGGGCGAATGCAGTGTTTAATTTGAATTGGAAACATATGAAAGAGTTTGAGTACACTAATTTGAAGCGGTTTGGGTTACTTAAGCCTCAAACCAATAGGGGTTTTTACTCTTTGATTGATTTTGGTGATGCCGCCCCTGAGGGCGAGGAAGGTGAAAATGCTGATGAAGAGATGGAGGAGGAGGCTGAGGAGGAACTGGTTAGACGCCCTAAGCGTCGTGTTACCTCTACAGTgggagcttcttcttcttcttccgtCGTTCACGCAGGTTTTGATCTCACCTCTCTTCAGTCTGTTGTGGATAGGATGTTCGAGTCTCAGCAGGCTTTTCACTCCTGCATGGATGATTTTCGTGAGCAGGTGGGGAGTGATATGACTATGGTTGGTTCTGGCCTAGGGAGAGTGGTTTATGACTTGCGGCGTTATCAGCTGATGTGGGAGGCGCAGTTGAGAGGGCAGGATTTTAGCCCACCCACCGATCTTCCGGATTATCGCCCACCTTCTATGTTTATTCCTCATCGAAGAGTTGGTAGAGGTTTCTACTTCCCTCCAGAGCATCAGGTTGAGGAGCCTCCACGTCACGATCCGAGTGCATTGAGACCGGATATGCCGGTCCGATTTGGTAGTTATACAGGTACATATGCAGGTATGGACGTGAGCCAGGCGGGAGCTGTTGAGCCAACCTTTGCTGAGCAGGTGGTTGGATCATTCTTTGATTATGGTAACATTCCTGGTTACCAACATTATCCACCTCATCCTCCACCACAGTGATTTGTTTGTAAGTTGAAGATGTGAAGCCGTCAGTCAGCTTAAATTGATGGCttgtatttatttgtttgaacaatttcgATTTCCGTACTTTCTAATTTTCATTTGGTTGGTTTGTATCCACCCTTTGGGGTGATGAGACAGCATATTTTATTTCCCATTTCCGTTAGTTAGTAGGGTAGAATGTTGCAAGTTTAACTTGATATTATGATGTTGGCTTTTATTTGTGTTCATGTGTGATAGCAAGGTTGTCAtttgcatatgctggcagtaagttcagcgctcatattcttgttggcatcattccCGCATGGAATACCACATATACCCAGCAAGTTTTTCTTGTCCTTATTTTGctttttagtttacttttccCTATTTCCCTTAGTTTGGCTTTGttattggacattgaggacattgtccaactcaagtgtggggaGGGGAGGTAAATTATAGATTTTaatgagcaatgtaactacaccctTGGTACAAACTTTTAAtctgtggaatgtgttttgacttaTTAAGGTGGCAATCCCTTCtagattaataacattgctagcatgcttatagcaccaaaacaccaaattgtgagattaTTAATTCATTGCTAGTAATGATAGGTGTACGGTTTTGGAATTaatagccttgtaaatttgtccctctcttaggcttttggatttatccggaagtaaggttctcttttagagctctgaactatgatgtgcaaatttgaggttgattttccatttccgagttatttcatttgctatgagtatgccagtgatagcgttgattctagaacttatCCTGGTTAATCGTTCCATGGTTTTctagatgaagaagaggcaaatttagAATAAAACCTTTTTTCTTTGTATGTTTCACCCTTTGTTTCGTaaaatttgttatgtgcatgttttgtaatatgtttagtagctaactacactagTTAGTGAACCACCTGTCTAAAACCCTTATGTTtcactcacttttagtgcaagaaacaatggaaaacatgttgtcattagcctgttctttgttgaaacaatagaaaacatgttgtcatcAGCtgatagtcgaagtcctggtgggtcattggttgcctatgctagtggatggtttgggtttgtcTTATTATGTCGGGTTGGGATATTCTCATCCAAtggggtagtttgatttcgaCATGGTATTTAGATCAAGTCCGGATTGTTCATGTTAGCATTTTTGTAAATGTTTTGTCACTGTTTCAATATTATAatgagaataccaattagtcagagtaaaagtagctcacaaaaaaaaatgaataaaaagaataaaagatttgaaaaacagaaaaagaaaaaaaatatttaaaaaaaaaatgaaaaatgagcttgggctgtcagttggtatttctcttttctgtcaaatcattttatgtaagttggtGCATCGTtgtaaccaacaaagtgttcttgaattgatatatttgattaaaattaagtTGGCAGGCTTGTTTAAGCCAATATTGGTTAGGTTTGGTTgaataagttgtttgattgaGAACTTTTTGGGAcgtggaccgttggcaactaatgacatgggtttgtttggattagactatatgtgaaaaatttgttaaatgttgtgttagttctttgttaacactaaTTGTTCACCCAAATTTCCATATCCTGTTTAAATGCCCTGTTTAGCCTAATGTTAAAACctaaagtcctcttctgatagacgttatagggcgctagcgccttggcgataaaggaacgaacctagtacaagcctatggttaaaagagtatgcatcacgacttggctattgagtgattattcaaatattcaaccccaaaagtaagttagttggagtaggataggcgagatatcacttgttcgtttcatttgtgcttattcgtgttattaaggcttgtatatcagtcaaatattgtcaaacgttccagttttcatttaagattaaaaatgcCTAACTATTTATTCTCATTCCtgattatggttgagcttctttttgataactAAAAATGTGGTTCCATAATGTAACATggtttgatttgttttcagCTTGGATTtacttgaggacaagcaaagcttaactgtggggagatttgatatgtcgtattttatgcccatttcccatagcttaagtaGGTGATTAGTAAGGTTtacgagtcgttttcgtatacatttggtgcatttatggtatttgttagtgtttcaggttgatAACAGATACCTAAGCGATAATCtgaagaaaacgaagtttctggagTAAAACGAGTGCTTACGGACGTTTTACGAGGCAAGAGAGTGGAGATTAGAAGAAAGTCAAACTAGTTAACACTGGTCAACGCAAAAGTGCGACGCAGTCTAAAGGTGCGTTGCCGTTTTTCATGCCGTGTATCAAGGCTTGTATATCAGTCGAATATTGTCAAACGTTccagttttcatttaagattaaaaatgcCTAACTATTTATTATCATTCCtgattatggttgagcttctttttgataactAAAAATGTGGTTCCATAATGTAACATggtttgatttgttttcagcttggatttgcttgaggacacgcaaagcttaagtgtggggagatttgatatgtcgtattttatgtccatttcccatagcttaagtaGGTGATTAGTAAGGTTtacgagtcgttttcgtatacatttggtgcatttatggtatttgttagtgtttcaggttgatAACAGATACCTAAGCGATAATCTGAAGAAAACGAAGTTTTTGGAGTAAAACGAGTGCTTACGGACGTTTTACGAGGCTAGAGAGTGGAGATTAGAAGAAAGTCAAACTAGTTAACACTGGTCAACGCAAAAGTGCGACGCAGTCTAAAGGTGCGTTGTCGTTTTTCATGTCGTGTATTAAACCGCTTCGCAGTTAGCCGAAAGTGCGATGCACTTTTACTATAGACGAAAAGAGAtcggtcaacaaaagtcaaagtcaacgaaagtcaaaccaaagactgcgacgcagtttggCGCCGAATCTGTTGAATTTGGgcaacatataaatagcttgcaaaaacATTCTTGAAACCCTATCTTCACTTTCCAGACGATTTTTAAGTGCTTTTGAAGggtttttcttgtattcaaccaTTTGGAAGGATCTTAAGCTCGATTGGAAtcatttcattaatcattttcaattccttgtattcggtaacgatgaattcttctattttgatttgttctttcatatttaatatgattggctaatcgccttttcatccatcttgatggagtaagacaatatgtaaggattgcacaatattttataattcaagtgatttgatttaacgttgtgtcgtgatctaaatctattaattctttgtcatttaattattgtttgcggataatttgtattcaaaCTTAGTGGCAACTAGggttgggtagaagttattttgattgcttggttaggagcagttggttctatgacgggtacggtagaaggtaattaataattaataagaattaacgggttaatggttgggtataatcaatagacacaattgttatctgaaatgaccaaaaccattgttgaactagAAAAGTTGTAAAAAGGCGTCTCGAGGTACCgatcttaataatgaaactagtttatacaagagaatcaaataagttgtaaacttgacgggtacggggttgaagattaatttgaacctcggtcatttaatcactaattgaatttgaacttcataaaatgtgcaatcttaacatgttgtcgagcgaaatcaagatgggtgacctttaaattcttgttttaaacaacaaactcTTCTTTCGATTAAACTTGAGGGATTACTAACCAAttttactaactacttgcaatgtggtaattcggccacaaaacccctcatttttacttgaatcacttaattgttacaattgcttataaaagtcctcgtgaacgatctcggcttaccagcttttactatactgcatgtgatcaggtacactgcctatGAGTATGTAGTAATCAAtatttcggtaaatcgtgtttataaattttattactagatttcacacatctgAAGGTTAAGAAGGGGATATATGAGATTCTCcctaaatattattatttttaatatgttccccgcgtattacgcgggttaaTAATCTAATAGTATAATATACACATCTATCCATGAAATCTTAAACACTAAATTAGAACTACATTAACATCAAACTGCAAACAAACAATATCAATATATGAAAGAATAAAATAGAATTAATGATCCTTTGACAAATCTTAGGTGTTTGTGATTCTTGACTTTCTTCACTTGCTTTACTTTCTTCCATTattttgttcttaattaaagTTAATTAGGGTTGTTGAATGGTGGCAGAAAGATGACAAgaatcatatataaattgacAAAAAACGAGATATTTCATATCTGTAACTATAGAAATTAATCGAAAAACCTATTGATGGCCGACGATGATGGCGGATATTGGTGGAGGATGGTAGGAGCAATTTTGAGTTTGTGGTTTGTGATTTTGGATGATGGCAGGTAGGGTTTATAAGTTTTCGGGTCAAGCGGGTCGGAAATAGGCAGATTTGGCCCAATTTGCAAATATGGATCGCAAATCTGATTTGCGATTTTGGTCAATTTGCGATCTCCATTCTTGTTTAAGATTCTTTGTTTCTGTTTGCGATTTTATGGGTATAttgtgaaaagtaaaaaaaaaagttgggtattttGGTATATTTAAGATGTTTTTTGGGGTATTTAGGCTATTTTctcataaatttttatttattcttaattttctttttttttttcttttgttcgaTCATAACACGTTCGTAAACAGATACAATGCTCACTTAATCGTTCTTTTGGTTTCATTTACTCTCTATAAGTAAAGACACAGGGTAACACGACCAGAAAAAGGGTAACCAGACCACACTATCTGCGGTGATGTCGTCGCGAAAAGTCACGTACCGTTATCCGTACACTGTTGACTATGACAGTCGACAACGACTTTTGTCTTATTCGACTTTCCACGgttaaactaataatatattttagtaCCAACACTATTAATTTATGGTTCCACTATCATGAAACTATAATATAATCTTTGCAACTGATTCATCCTTACTAAATGCATTTTTAAACAATAGTCGATTAATCTGTACCCTGTGGATGTTAGTTGAGAAGCTTGATGTAATTTCAATTTTTCTATGTAAATGTCTTTACTTTTGGCATTGTCTTGGCTCTAGCTCCTCGCTTAGGGCTGTGAATTTGGTCTcgtcataaaaataataataacttttcaTATATACTTCGATAtcgatataaaaataaagtcaaatttgataaatttctaacaatataatttgtttgtatcatttcatcttttcagaAAATATCACTATAAATGCACTTATATAATACCACTTTCATAtattactttattaatcattattaccAAGTCTTAGTCGGCCTCAATCCTTATCAATTACaactaatttgttttttttattcgaACAACAATAATAGTCAAAGAGTGAAAGAGCTACAATGTATGAAATAATTTAAGTAGAAAATCTTTTTAAGGAATATATTGTTCAAACATCTGGTGGGTCATCACTgtcttcaaaaacaaaattatgatCATAAGCACGACTTCCATATCGGCATTACAACAAGAGTTTCCTATGTAAATTATGTAAGCTTTTACAAAAtcttatttattcttttgacattttgttaacaatctcaaaaactattttttattttgtctatAAACCACCATTTGGCCTAGGGGTGTGACGTTGTGATTTCTTCATAAGGTTTTAGGTTCAAAACTTACTAACTATAACTTTTTTGGTGGCCAAGGAAAGGGTTTAGAAACGGTTACATTTATATTTTCGTTTTTCCTCTAgaggttttgattattttatgaAATCTTATGTGGGTGTTGAATATTTGTGATTATAGAGTGATTTATGAAGTGGGTTTGTGATGAAGGTTAAATCTTTATGATTATCCtggattttaaaagaaaatctgAGTTGGGTTTTAAATTCTGGATTTGCATGTGTTATTTTGTTCAAGATGAAATAAATTTGGATTGTTGGAATAGTCTTTGTTTGATGAATATACTATCAAATTCATAAACAATGTGTGTAGACATACACTTGTAGGTGAAGATACTAGTATCAAGTAGACTCTTGCTTACAATCTTATTCTATATGCATGAAAGTAAACTGTTTCATTGGTTGTAAAtagtttgatataaaaaaatataataatgaagAAGTTGTGTGTAATTGGAAGCAATAAACAACATTTCACATCAATGACAACAtcattaacttattataattatgtGTGATAGTAGAAAAAAATATCTGGATTTAGGTGCAGGTGATTGTTGTTCTAccaaatataaagaaaacattGAAATTGAAAACACTACTCTTCATTGTTTCTTTGTGTAATTGTTTGTAGTTTTTTCTTGAAGAAAAGTGATGGGAATGTTGGGTGTTGTGGGGAACTCATTTGGATGCTCAGCTTCTGGAGAGCGCCTTGTTTCAGCTGCAAGAGATGGTGATTTTCATGAAGCTAAAGCCTTATTGGAATATAATCCAAGACTTGCTAAATATGCCACTTTTGGTGGTCGAAATTCGCCCCTTCATCATGCTGCAGCTCATGGACATAATGAGGTATACCGTCTTTTATCTTGTTACAGCTATATAATTGATCTTGATTGAAAGTAGTTTATATGCAACAGGTTTATGTATTATGGGTTGTCTTAAAGATTGTGCTGTTTTATTTCCCTTtagattgtttttcttttgatcgAGTCAGGAGTTGATATCAATCTCAGGAATGATCGTGGACAGGTTAGAAATTTGTAACTTATGATGGTGGCCAACTGGGCATGTTATGTAATAGGTCAAAGTGAGTAATTTTTTTGATACGTGCCAAACATCCCTTTTTTcccatatcatcatcattaactGAATAAAACAATTTAATACGTTCTATGGAAAACTTAACTCTGTTAAACGCTTTTTGTAATAATTGTTTGACACAttaataagtaaatgggtcgaatTGCCATCTTAACAGTACAATGAGTTACCATTTCGGCATTTGATAAggttatgtattttttttttcatgtgcACAGACGGCTTTGATGCAAGCAAGTCAATATGGTCGTTGGGAGGTTGTCTTGACCCTCGTTCTCTTCAAAGCCAATGTAAGACATAAGATAACATAACTTACATCCATTTCTAATAGTGACAATTAATAAGGTAACATGTTTATCTAGGTGGAATTGGGGAAAGTGTGTTTTGATAACATAAATAACTTAACGATTATTAAATTTTAGATCCATAAAATGGATGATTTAAACGGAGGTACTGCATTGCACTTGGCTGCTCTCAATGGACATTCGCGTTGCATTCGGATCCTACTTGCTGATTATATCCCTAGTGTTTCTAAACTTTGTAAAATTGTAAAGAAAAGATCAAGAACCGAAGAATTTCTCTTTGAAACCAATGAAGGGTATGCttctaataaaattataatcttGATATCTTCTGTATCAGAATGTGTGATTTTCTTTGGAAGCTTTCTATATAAAGGGatggataattattattttattttcatttattattttatttttttcagcAACTTACTCTACGAAATAATCAATAAACCAGCTGATGGAGGCGTGACCGCTCTTCATATGGCTGCACTAAACGGGCATGTTGATAGTTTGCATTTACTCCTTGATTTAGGCGCGTCTATAAATAAAGTCACGGTGGAAGATGGCACCACAATTGACTTAATAGGTAACTCATTTTGCTTTTTAATtactacaaagaaaaataatgtGTGTGACTATGAATTCCAAATGATAGGACTCATAGGAGCTTTTCTTAAGCTTTAGTTACAATGCGGAACCGTATTTTTCTGGTTTCAGGCGCTGGAAGCACACCCCTCCATTATGCGGCATATGGTGGTAATCCACATTGTTGTCAAGTATGATTATTCTGCTAAGAAAGTTATTCCTAGAGGAGTAAAATTCTAATGCTAAACGATCTTTTTGGCTGATGTATTGCTATTTGTTTGCATGTTCCAGATTCTGATTGCTAAGGGTGCCAGTCTAACTGCTAAAAATGCAAAAGGGTACGACTTCTATCACCAAATCCATAGTTATAGAAACCGGTTTAGCAATTAACGTATCTCTCAAATACAGTTTTACATGCTTACAAAGTATGAGAAATTGATGAACCAAAATCGATAGTACAGAGAATTTACAGTAACAATGGGTATGTAGGTAACTTGAACTTGTATCTTCAGGTGAATTAACTTTAGTATTTGGTTTTTTCCTATCCTAAAAGATGGAGTCCCTTGGAGGTTGCTCGCTCATGGAACAGAGATTGGCTTGAGGAAATTCTTAGTGCAGAACCACATGACCGAACAACTACTCTCCCTTCTCCATACTTGTGCCTCCCACTTACGAGTGTAGTCAAAATTGCACGGTAAGCATTGATTAAAAATTCCCTTTCAAATTAGATTATTGGCAAGCTACATTTGAATTTTGTCATAAATTCTACACCGATATGCAAAAGGGTTCttgaattaataataattaatcaaaaagacaaaaatttgAGGTTTCCTTTGTAAGAAATTGGACCAAGTTTGAATTTTGTCTATCACTTCAAAAGTCAATCTGtatcttattttgtttttgaaaggaCAGTGAGTACCAGTTGAGTTTTCTTACAAATATTTGACCAGTGAGTAAAAGAGTTCATCGTCCATCAATTTCTTATATATTGGAAACTCTGCTTGTTTTCCTATGTGCAGAGAATGTGGATGGTCTGGTTATCCACCTTTGAATCATACAGAATCATGTGCTATTTGTTTGGAAAACAAGTGCACA
Coding sequences within:
- the LOC122594449 gene encoding probable E3 ubiquitin-protein ligase XBOS32 produces the protein MGMLGVVGNSFGCSASGERLVSAARDGDFHEAKALLEYNPRLAKYATFGGRNSPLHHAAAHGHNEIVFLLIESGVDINLRNDRGQTALMQASQYGRWEVVLTLVLFKANIHKMDDLNGGTALHLAALNGHSRCIRILLADYIPSVSKLCKIVKKRSRTEEFLFETNEGNLLYEIINKPADGGVTALHMAALNGHVDSLHLLLDLGASINKVTVEDGTTIDLIGAGSTPLHYAAYGGNPHCCQILIAKGASLTAKNAKGWSPLEVARSWNRDWLEEILSAEPHDRTTTLPSPYLCLPLTSVVKIARECGWSGYPPLNHTESCAICLENKCTVAASGCLHELCTRCALYHCSTSSASSSTNGPLGSIPCPFCRHGIVSFKKLATTKQRLQPLKPSSSLSCCSCCPMLKDNNIAKTETTPLCNPKPASRSLNSQNFRSMTLKANICTRSTDTISSLVRRSQLARYSGSSFRSSDSRSEGRRSWLCSFNEPSINPQ